A genomic segment from Candidatus Viadribacter manganicus encodes:
- a CDS encoding RlmE family RNA methyltransferase: MFTRVKNKKLDESSRNWMKRHLNDPYVAKARADGYRARAAYKLIELNDEFHFLKRGMRVIDLGAAPGGWAQVVVQRGASAVVGVDLLPIEPLPGAIFFELDLLDDKTPAIVMDALGGRPDLVLSDMAANTTGHARTDQIRTGALADAAADFALAHLAPGGTFVTKAFQGGLDTALLTRLKQGFATVKHAKPPASRAESSEVYVVAMGRKA, translated from the coding sequence ATGTTCACGCGCGTTAAAAACAAGAAGCTCGACGAAAGCTCGCGCAACTGGATGAAGCGCCACCTGAACGATCCGTACGTCGCGAAAGCACGCGCTGACGGCTATCGCGCGCGCGCCGCCTATAAGCTTATCGAGCTCAACGACGAGTTCCATTTCCTGAAGCGCGGCATGCGCGTGATCGATCTTGGCGCGGCCCCAGGCGGCTGGGCGCAAGTCGTCGTTCAACGCGGCGCTAGCGCCGTTGTCGGTGTCGATCTCTTGCCGATTGAACCGCTGCCCGGCGCGATCTTCTTTGAACTCGATCTGCTCGACGACAAAACGCCAGCCATCGTAATGGATGCATTGGGTGGTCGGCCCGACCTCGTGCTCTCCGATATGGCCGCCAACACCACCGGTCACGCGCGTACCGATCAAATCCGCACCGGCGCACTCGCAGACGCCGCCGCCGATTTCGCACTCGCGCATCTTGCTCCTGGCGGTACTTTTGTGACGAAAGCGTTTCAGGGCGGCCTCGACACCGCTCTGCTCACCCGCCTGAAGCAAGGCTTCGCCACCGTAAAGCACGCCAAGCCGCCTGCAAGCAGGGCGGAGAGCTCGGAAGTCTATGTCGTGGCGATGGGGCGGAAAGCCTAG
- the hspQ gene encoding heat shock protein HspQ, whose amino-acid sequence MQEAKFSIGQVVKHKLFPFRGVVFDVDPEFSNTEEWMQAIPEPVRPDRKQPFYHLFAENSDSHYVAYVSEQNLIPDDSGDPVEHPSIDLLFDETDDGEYKLRPEALN is encoded by the coding sequence ATGCAGGAAGCCAAATTCTCCATAGGCCAAGTTGTGAAGCACAAGCTGTTTCCATTCCGCGGCGTCGTATTCGACGTCGACCCGGAGTTCTCGAACACCGAGGAGTGGATGCAAGCAATTCCCGAGCCCGTGCGGCCGGATCGCAAGCAACCGTTCTATCACCTCTTCGCAGAGAATTCTGATAGCCATTACGTCGCCTATGTCTCGGAACAGAACCTGATCCCTGACGACAGCGGCGATCCCGTAGAGCACCCGTCAATCGATCTCTTGTTCGATGAAACGGACGACGGCGAATATAAGCTGCGCCCGGAAGCGCTGAACTAA
- a CDS encoding acetyl-CoA C-acetyltransferase — MRRAAIVSPLRTPVGKFQGALAAMPAGEIAAVVLRALVERTGIDAGRIDDVVFAQGYANGEAPCVARWAALAADLPLSVPGYQLDRRCGSGLQSVIDAAMMVQTGAADVVIAGGVESMSNVEHYSTEMRNGVRMGPGVMYDRLSRGRVMSQPIARFGVISGMIETAENLAKDYAITREQADEYAVMSHKRATQAWADNKFADELVPVPVPQKRGDAVLFAQDEGFRPDASMETLGALRPIEKGGVVTAGNASQQNDAAAACLVVAEDKLKELKLEPMAWFHSWAAAGCDPSRMGIGPAPAVERLFKRTGLGWRDIDLIELNEAFAPQVLAVLKAWGWDDRDKLNVNGSGISLGHPIGATGGRILANLVRELHRRDGRYGLETMCIGGGQGLAAIFERAN; from the coding sequence ATGCGTAGGGCCGCGATTGTAAGTCCGTTGCGTACGCCGGTGGGCAAATTTCAGGGCGCGCTGGCGGCGATGCCTGCCGGCGAGATTGCTGCGGTCGTGTTGCGCGCGTTAGTGGAGCGAACCGGCATCGATGCCGGGCGCATCGACGATGTCGTGTTCGCACAGGGATATGCGAACGGCGAAGCGCCATGCGTGGCGCGCTGGGCGGCGCTGGCGGCGGATCTGCCACTGAGCGTGCCGGGTTATCAATTGGATCGGCGGTGTGGTTCGGGCCTGCAATCGGTGATCGACGCGGCGATGATGGTGCAAACGGGCGCCGCCGATGTCGTGATCGCGGGTGGCGTCGAGAGCATGAGCAACGTCGAGCATTACTCGACGGAGATGCGTAACGGCGTGCGGATGGGACCGGGCGTTATGTATGACCGGCTCTCGCGCGGCCGCGTGATGTCGCAACCGATTGCGCGCTTTGGCGTGATCAGCGGCATGATCGAGACGGCGGAAAACCTCGCGAAGGACTACGCGATCACGCGCGAACAGGCCGACGAGTACGCAGTGATGAGCCACAAGCGCGCGACGCAGGCTTGGGCGGACAATAAGTTCGCCGATGAGCTTGTGCCTGTGCCTGTTCCGCAAAAGCGTGGCGATGCGGTGCTGTTCGCGCAGGATGAGGGCTTTCGCCCGGATGCGTCGATGGAGACGCTCGGCGCCCTTCGGCCGATTGAGAAGGGCGGCGTTGTCACCGCGGGCAATGCCAGCCAGCAGAACGACGCGGCGGCGGCGTGTCTGGTGGTTGCGGAAGATAAGTTGAAAGAATTGAAGCTGGAGCCGATGGCCTGGTTTCACTCTTGGGCTGCCGCGGGCTGCGATCCCTCGCGCATGGGCATCGGGCCGGCGCCGGCGGTGGAGCGCTTGTTCAAACGCACAGGGCTGGGTTGGAGGGATATCGATCTTATCGAACTCAATGAGGCGTTCGCGCCGCAAGTGCTTGCGGTGCTGAAGGCCTGGGGCTGGGACGATCGCGACAAGCTCAACGTCAATGGCTCGGGCATTTCGTTGGGGCATCCGATCGGCGCGACCGGTGGGCGCATCCTTGCGAATCTCGTGCGTGAGTTGCATCGGCGCGATGGCCGTTATGGTCTGGAGACGATGTGCATCGGCGGCGGTCAAGGGCTCGCGGCGATCTTCGAACGCGCTAACTGA
- a CDS encoding RsmB/NOP family class I SAM-dependent RNA methyltransferase: MRNGARQQAAIEILTSLETQRQPAADAVKAWMLTHRFAGSKDRAEIGDLVFGALRWKQSSAWRMGEDTPRAWVWGALRWGFGQSAQWIEDSLTDDPHAPAPMTDAERAALSGDNIANAPAHVRGDFPEWLDTSLTRIFGDARAEEGAALAAPAPLDLRANTLKTDREKLVAALAESPKLKGPPEFTPHAPDGVRIPWSQGRTFPWATEQSFVRGWFEVQDEGSQIAARISGAQPGMQIADICAGGGGKTLALAALMQNKGQIFAHDIDGRRLAPLKERLDRAGVRNVQIRAPMRTKDALADLRDRMDIVFVDAPCTGSGTWRRSPDSKWRLRPNALAKRLEEQQEALALAAPLVKAGGRLIYVTCSVLPEENEDAVAAFLASYVQFTPVGLEPVGLPAYERSIGVQMTPRKTGCDGFYVAVLQRA, translated from the coding sequence ATGCGCAACGGCGCCCGCCAGCAAGCGGCCATTGAAATTCTGACTTCGCTCGAAACCCAGCGCCAGCCTGCCGCCGATGCGGTGAAGGCTTGGATGCTGACGCACCGCTTTGCGGGGTCGAAGGATCGCGCCGAGATTGGCGATCTTGTGTTCGGCGCTTTGCGTTGGAAGCAATCTAGCGCCTGGCGGATGGGTGAAGACACCCCGCGCGCATGGGTTTGGGGCGCCTTGCGCTGGGGCTTCGGCCAAAGCGCGCAATGGATCGAAGACAGCCTTACCGATGATCCGCACGCGCCTGCGCCGATGACGGACGCGGAACGCGCTGCACTTTCGGGTGACAATATCGCAAATGCGCCCGCGCATGTCCGCGGTGATTTTCCAGAATGGCTGGACACGAGCCTTACGCGCATATTCGGCGATGCGCGGGCTGAAGAGGGTGCGGCGCTCGCAGCGCCTGCGCCGCTCGATCTCCGCGCCAACACGCTAAAGACCGATCGCGAGAAGCTGGTTGCCGCCTTGGCTGAGAGCCCGAAGCTCAAAGGCCCGCCGGAATTTACGCCGCATGCGCCGGATGGCGTGCGTATTCCCTGGTCGCAAGGGCGGACATTTCCCTGGGCCACGGAGCAGAGCTTCGTGCGCGGCTGGTTTGAAGTTCAGGACGAGGGCAGCCAGATCGCGGCGCGCATTTCAGGCGCCCAACCGGGCATGCAGATCGCTGACATCTGCGCGGGCGGCGGCGGCAAGACGCTCGCGCTCGCGGCGCTGATGCAGAACAAGGGGCAGATCTTTGCGCATGACATCGATGGCCGCCGCCTTGCGCCACTGAAGGAGCGGCTTGATCGCGCCGGCGTTCGCAACGTTCAGATCCGCGCGCCGATGCGGACGAAAGATGCGTTGGCGGATCTGCGTGACCGCATGGATATCGTCTTTGTGGATGCGCCGTGCACGGGTTCTGGCACTTGGCGGCGGAGTCCAGATTCGAAGTGGCGCTTGCGGCCGAATGCTCTGGCCAAGCGGCTTGAGGAGCAACAGGAGGCGCTGGCGCTGGCCGCGCCGCTGGTGAAGGCAGGCGGGCGGTTGATCTACGTGACCTGCTCGGTGCTGCCGGAAGAGAATGAGGATGCAGTTGCTGCATTCCTCGCATCATACGTGCAGTTCACGCCTGTCGGATTGGAGCCCGTCGGCTTGCCAGCTTATGAGCGCTCGATCGGCGTGCAGATGACGCCGCGAAAGACCGGCTGTGACGGCTTCTACGTCGCGGTTCTGCAGCGCGCCTAA
- a CDS encoding bleomycin resistance protein yields the protein MSGNFIRITPFIHVPDIEAALSFFNDLGFVTYFRAGAYAYVQRECAGIRLLQNEGGDGAPPGNRRFAYYVDVEDIEALHRELKLKLDAMPPGSVHGPADKEYGQREVCVLAPDGNLLVFGQSIGG from the coding sequence ATGAGCGGTAATTTCATTCGGATTACGCCCTTCATCCATGTGCCTGACATCGAGGCGGCGCTGAGCTTCTTTAACGATCTTGGGTTCGTTACGTACTTCCGTGCTGGGGCCTACGCTTACGTGCAGCGCGAATGTGCGGGCATTCGGCTATTGCAGAATGAGGGCGGCGACGGCGCGCCTCCGGGCAATCGGCGCTTCGCGTACTACGTCGATGTTGAGGACATCGAGGCGCTGCATCGCGAACTGAAGCTTAAGCTCGACGCCATGCCTCCCGGCAGTGTCCATGGCCCAGCGGACAAAGAATACGGCCAGCGAGAGGTGTGCGTGCTTGCGCCTGACGGCAATTTGCTCGTATTCGGCCAATCCATTGGAGGTTGA
- the guaA gene encoding glutamine-hydrolyzing GMP synthase → MDKSKAPSAPTASAAHHERVLIIDFGSQVTQLIARRVRENGVYCEIHPFNKVDGALLKSFAPKAIIFSGGPASVMEGQSPRAPEEAFKMDVPILAICYGQQTMQVQLGGVVEGGHAREFGRADVEIKKASPLFEGVWGVGGRYPVWMSHGDRVTKLASGFEVVATSENAPFAIAVDEKRRYYTTMFHPEVVHTPDGAKLLKNFTHKIAGMKGDWSMKAFKEEAIARIRAQVGEGKVICGLSGGVDSSVAAVLIHEAIGDQLTCVYVDHGLMRLGESEQVVKLFRDHYHIPLIHAEESELFLSALAGVSDPEVKRKTIGKLFIDVFDAKAATVGGAEFLAQGTLYPDVIESTSATGGPSVTIKSHHNVGGLPDDMKLKLVEPLRDLFKDEVRALGRELGLPDAFVGRHPFPGPGLAIRVPGEITREKLDTLRQADAIYLEEIRKAGLYDQIWQAFAVLLPVKTVGVMGDHRTYESVCALRAVTSTDGMTADFFPYSMDFLGRTATRIINEVRGVNRVVYDVTSKPPGTIEWE, encoded by the coding sequence ATGGATAAGAGCAAAGCGCCCAGCGCACCTACTGCCTCCGCCGCCCACCACGAACGCGTCCTGATCATCGACTTCGGCTCGCAAGTGACGCAGCTGATCGCCAGACGCGTGCGCGAAAACGGCGTCTATTGCGAAATTCATCCGTTCAACAAAGTCGACGGCGCGCTGCTGAAGAGCTTCGCACCGAAGGCGATTATCTTTTCGGGTGGTCCGGCGAGCGTGATGGAGGGCCAGAGCCCGCGGGCGCCCGAAGAAGCGTTCAAGATGGACGTGCCTATCCTTGCGATTTGCTACGGCCAGCAAACGATGCAGGTGCAGCTTGGCGGCGTTGTCGAAGGTGGGCACGCGCGTGAGTTCGGACGCGCCGATGTCGAGATCAAAAAAGCATCGCCGTTGTTCGAGGGGGTTTGGGGGGTTGGCGGGCGCTATCCGGTTTGGATGAGCCACGGCGACCGTGTGACGAAGCTCGCGAGCGGCTTTGAAGTGGTGGCGACGAGCGAGAACGCGCCGTTCGCGATCGCTGTCGATGAGAAGCGCCGCTATTACACGACGATGTTCCATCCCGAAGTAGTGCACACGCCCGATGGCGCGAAGCTCTTGAAAAACTTCACGCACAAAATCGCCGGCATGAAGGGCGATTGGTCGATGAAGGCGTTCAAAGAAGAGGCGATCGCGCGCATCCGAGCGCAAGTCGGCGAAGGCAAAGTGATTTGCGGACTTTCGGGCGGCGTCGATTCAAGCGTCGCGGCGGTGCTGATCCACGAAGCGATCGGCGATCAGTTGACGTGCGTTTATGTCGACCACGGGCTGATGCGCCTCGGCGAGAGCGAGCAGGTGGTGAAGCTCTTCCGCGATCACTATCACATTCCGCTCATCCACGCTGAAGAGAGCGAGCTCTTCTTGTCGGCGCTGGCGGGTGTTTCCGATCCGGAAGTGAAGCGCAAAACCATCGGCAAACTTTTCATCGATGTGTTCGACGCCAAGGCGGCAACGGTCGGCGGCGCAGAATTTTTGGCGCAAGGCACGCTCTATCCCGACGTGATTGAATCGACGTCGGCGACGGGCGGGCCCTCGGTGACGATCAAGTCGCACCACAATGTCGGTGGCTTGCCGGATGATATGAAACTGAAGCTGGTCGAGCCGCTGCGCGACCTCTTCAAGGATGAAGTGCGCGCGCTGGGACGCGAGCTTGGTTTGCCGGATGCGTTCGTGGGGCGCCATCCCTTCCCGGGGCCGGGGCTTGCGATCCGCGTGCCGGGCGAGATCACGCGCGAGAAACTCGACACGCTTCGTCAGGCCGATGCGATCTATCTGGAAGAGATCCGCAAGGCAGGGCTCTACGATCAGATCTGGCAGGCGTTCGCGGTGTTGCTGCCGGTGAAGACGGTCGGCGTCATGGGCGATCACCGCACGTATGAGAGCGTGTGTGCGCTGCGGGCGGTGACGAGCACGGACGGGATGACGGCGGATTTCTTCCCGTACTCGATGGATTTCCTCGGCCGCACGGCGACGCGGATCATCAACGAAGTGCGCGGTGTGAACCGGGTTGTCTACGACGTGACATCGAAGCCGCCTGGCACGATCGAGTGGGAATGA
- a CDS encoding GyrI-like domain-containing protein, whose product MVQVALETVTPQVLAAVTDRVQIKDIPTAWEPALYQVKAFLAERTDLGGEGRQVFVYHHPTQRDQPMEIDFGIEVPKPFEPAGAVKCVSTPEGRVASATHIGSLKTLPQTHMAIHQWCAANGHGIGGFSWETYEWGDGPDPIKTEVRYLLR is encoded by the coding sequence ATGGTGCAGGTCGCCCTTGAAACAGTCACGCCGCAAGTGCTCGCGGCGGTCACGGACCGCGTGCAAATCAAGGACATCCCAACCGCCTGGGAGCCCGCGCTTTATCAGGTGAAGGCGTTCCTTGCCGAGCGCACGGACCTGGGCGGCGAGGGCCGGCAGGTCTTTGTCTACCACCACCCGACGCAGCGTGATCAGCCGATGGAAATCGACTTCGGGATCGAAGTGCCAAAGCCTTTCGAGCCAGCAGGCGCCGTGAAATGCGTGTCGACGCCAGAGGGACGTGTCGCCAGCGCAACCCATATCGGGTCACTCAAAACGCTTCCGCAAACGCACATGGCGATCCACCAATGGTGCGCCGCCAACGGCCACGGCATCGGTGGCTTTTCGTGGGAAACTTACGAATGGGGCGATGGCCCAGATCCGATCAAAACCGAAGTGCGCTACCTGCTGCGCTAG
- a CDS encoding Ppx/GppA phosphatase family protein, translating into MNNDGRAPASRSDVRSGPRQRPPIFAALDLGTNNCRLLMAQRNADGSWKVVDGFSRIVRLGEGLAHTGRLSEGAMARAYQALAACAQRIEAREPLVVGCVATQACRAASNGQMFLNRVEKDLGLKFEIISAEEEARLSVLGCASLLEREAEHAMIVDIGGGSTEISWVSPSAVLDAGLTPPIISWGTCPIGVVTLAEDEQEPEGAGKQAWYEALVTRLADTIAQVGKAQHLRQAFAEGRGHIIGTSGTVTSLAGVYLDLPRYNRARVDGMWFDAADCRATIAKLLSQTREQRAGNACIGKDRADLVVIGGAIFDAVLRVWPAERIRVADRGLREGVLMRLMAQHGARP; encoded by the coding sequence ATGAATAATGATGGGCGGGCGCCGGCGTCGCGAAGCGACGTGCGCTCTGGCCCGCGTCAGCGCCCGCCGATTTTTGCGGCGCTGGACCTGGGCACCAACAATTGCCGCCTACTGATGGCGCAACGGAACGCTGACGGCAGCTGGAAAGTTGTCGATGGATTTTCGCGCATTGTGCGCCTTGGCGAAGGCCTTGCGCATACTGGCAGGTTGAGCGAAGGCGCTATGGCGCGCGCGTATCAGGCGCTCGCCGCGTGCGCGCAGCGTATCGAAGCGCGCGAGCCGTTGGTCGTTGGCTGTGTCGCCACGCAAGCGTGCCGCGCCGCGTCGAACGGTCAGATGTTTTTGAACCGCGTCGAGAAAGATCTCGGGCTCAAATTCGAAATCATCTCCGCTGAAGAAGAGGCGCGCCTTTCCGTGCTCGGCTGCGCAAGCTTGCTTGAGCGCGAAGCCGAACACGCGATGATCGTCGATATCGGCGGCGGCTCGACGGAGATTTCCTGGGTGTCGCCCAGCGCGGTGCTGGATGCGGGGCTGACGCCGCCGATCATTTCTTGGGGCACTTGCCCAATCGGCGTCGTTACGCTTGCGGAGGACGAGCAGGAGCCCGAGGGCGCCGGTAAGCAAGCCTGGTACGAAGCGCTGGTGACGCGCCTCGCTGATACGATTGCGCAAGTCGGAAAAGCGCAGCATCTGCGCCAAGCTTTCGCTGAGGGGCGCGGCCACATTATCGGCACCTCCGGCACCGTCACCTCGCTCGCCGGCGTTTATCTCGATCTTCCGCGCTACAATCGCGCCCGGGTCGATGGCATGTGGTTCGACGCCGCCGATTGCCGGGCCACTATCGCCAAGTTGCTCTCGCAAACGCGCGAACAGCGCGCCGGGAACGCGTGCATCGGCAAGGATCGCGCCGATCTCGTGGTCATTGGCGGTGCGATCTTCGATGCGGTGCTTCGCGTTTGGCCGGCCGAACGCATTCGCGTGGCTGACCGGGGCCTCCGCGAGGGTGTATTGATGAGGCTGATGGCGCAGCATGGAGCGCGGCCGTGA
- a CDS encoding mobile mystery protein A, with protein MRSVVSPVGLARKQLERRLAPLRKMPEFARPARGWIKAMREALGMTATQLGGRIGVSQSRIARIEKDEAEDAVTLATLRRVAEGLDCTLVYALVPNEPLDEMLKARARAQADAQLKRTHHSMRLENQALDKRDLEAERERLAMEILVGDPRRLWDAP; from the coding sequence ATGCGTTCTGTCGTTTCCCCGGTGGGCCTTGCCCGCAAGCAACTTGAACGGCGTCTTGCCCCCTTGCGCAAGATGCCTGAATTCGCGCGCCCCGCACGCGGCTGGATTAAGGCTATGCGGGAAGCCCTTGGCATGACTGCTACCCAGCTCGGCGGGCGGATCGGCGTCAGCCAGTCCCGCATCGCCCGGATCGAAAAGGACGAGGCCGAAGACGCCGTCACGCTCGCCACATTGCGGCGCGTGGCCGAAGGGCTCGACTGCACCCTGGTTTATGCGTTGGTGCCGAATGAACCGCTGGACGAAATGCTGAAGGCGCGCGCGCGCGCGCAAGCCGATGCGCAGCTCAAGCGCACGCATCATTCCATGCGGCTTGAGAACCAGGCGCTCGACAAGCGCGACCTCGAAGCCGAGCGCGAACGCCTCGCCATGGAAATCCTCGTCGGCGATCCGCGCCGCTTATGGGATGCGCCATGA
- a CDS encoding GNAT family N-acetyltransferase codes for MSVRPLADSDFDWVLALSARHERETGKLDAEKLRAMRDASYQTTVIDGQGGYLITFDQDGAYDSPNFLWFKERYPQFAYVDRIVVDPNVRKAGHARALYEHLFERARRDGHSLVACEVNVDPPNPGSDAFHARMGFEEVGWALLGNAKTVRYLTRGL; via the coding sequence GTGAGCGTCAGGCCGTTAGCCGATTCTGATTTCGATTGGGTGCTCGCACTGAGCGCCCGCCACGAACGCGAGACCGGTAAACTCGACGCTGAGAAGTTGAGGGCGATGCGCGATGCTTCGTACCAAACGACAGTGATTGATGGGCAAGGCGGCTATCTCATCACCTTCGATCAGGACGGCGCCTACGACAGCCCGAACTTCTTATGGTTCAAAGAGCGTTATCCGCAGTTTGCTTATGTGGACCGCATCGTCGTTGATCCGAACGTGCGAAAGGCCGGTCATGCGCGCGCGCTTTATGAGCACCTGTTCGAGCGCGCTCGCCGAGATGGACACTCGCTCGTTGCGTGCGAGGTGAACGTCGATCCGCCCAACCCTGGATCCGACGCATTTCATGCCCGCATGGGTTTTGAAGAGGTCGGCTGGGCATTGCTCGGCAACGCCAAGACGGTGCGGTATCTAACCCGAGGCCTCTAA
- the guaB gene encoding IMP dehydrogenase, which yields MEIREALTFDDVLLEPGPSDVLPADVNTATRLTRGITLNIPLISAAMDTVTEARLAIAMAQAGGLGVIHRNMTPAEQADQVRMVKKFESGMVIDPITIHPDQTVGEIILIKEARRISGFPVVDRDSRKLVGILTNRDMRFADMNQRVSELMTKDNLVTVREGVNEGEAKKLLHKNRIERVIVVDDTNRVTGLITVKDFEKAQAFPNRAKDERGRLLVGAASTIGDAGYERSLALIEAGVDVVVIDTAHGHSSSVLAAVNRVKRESNKTQIIAGNVATADGAKALIDAGADGVKVGIGPGSICTTRIVAGVGVPQLTAVMDAASAARKADVPVVADGGIKFSGDLAKALAGGAEAAMIGSLLAGSEEAPGEVHLFQGRSYKSYRGMGSLGAMARGSADRYFQKEVTDQMKLVPEGIEGRVPFKGPVGNIIHQLIGGLRASMGYVGAANLKEMREKAKFVKITSAGLRESHVHDVSITREAPNYPLGS from the coding sequence ATGGAAATCCGTGAAGCTTTGACCTTTGACGACGTGCTTCTTGAACCAGGCCCGTCGGATGTGCTGCCGGCTGACGTAAATACCGCGACCCGGCTAACGCGCGGCATCACCCTCAACATCCCGCTCATCTCCGCCGCGATGGATACGGTGACGGAAGCGCGCCTCGCGATCGCAATGGCGCAAGCGGGCGGCCTCGGCGTCATTCACCGCAACATGACGCCCGCCGAACAGGCTGACCAAGTGAGGATGGTCAAAAAGTTCGAGAGCGGCATGGTGATCGATCCGATCACGATCCACCCAGATCAAACGGTCGGCGAAATCATTCTTATCAAGGAAGCGCGGCGCATCTCGGGGTTCCCGGTTGTCGATCGCGATAGCCGCAAGCTCGTCGGCATCCTCACCAATCGCGACATGCGCTTCGCCGATATGAATCAGCGTGTCTCCGAGCTGATGACGAAAGATAATCTCGTCACTGTCCGCGAAGGCGTGAACGAGGGCGAAGCCAAGAAACTGCTTCACAAGAACCGCATCGAGCGGGTGATCGTGGTGGACGACACGAACCGCGTGACGGGGCTTATCACCGTGAAGGATTTCGAAAAGGCGCAGGCCTTCCCGAACCGCGCCAAGGACGAGCGTGGCCGCCTGCTTGTTGGCGCCGCGTCCACCATTGGCGATGCAGGCTATGAACGTTCGCTAGCGCTGATTGAAGCGGGCGTTGACGTCGTGGTCATCGACACCGCGCACGGCCATTCGAGTTCGGTGCTTGCGGCGGTGAACCGCGTGAAGCGTGAATCTAACAAGACCCAAATCATCGCCGGCAATGTCGCCACCGCCGATGGCGCAAAAGCGCTTATTGATGCGGGTGCGGACGGCGTGAAGGTTGGTATCGGCCCGGGCTCAATCTGCACGACACGCATCGTCGCGGGCGTCGGCGTTCCGCAGCTCACCGCGGTGATGGATGCAGCTAGCGCTGCGCGCAAAGCCGACGTGCCAGTGGTCGCCGATGGCGGCATCAAGTTCTCGGGTGATCTCGCGAAGGCGCTGGCTGGCGGCGCGGAAGCTGCGATGATCGGGTCGCTGCTCGCGGGTTCGGAGGAAGCGCCTGGCGAAGTCCATCTCTTCCAGGGCCGTTCTTACAAGAGTTATCGCGGCATGGGTTCGCTCGGCGCCATGGCGCGCGGTTCGGCGGATCGTTATTTCCAAAAGGAAGTTACCGACCAGATGAAGCTGGTGCCGGAAGGCATCGAAGGCCGCGTGCCGTTCAAGGGGCCGGTCGGCAACATCATCCATCAACTCATCGGCGGCCTGCGCGCTTCGATGGGCTATGTTGGCGCCGCGAACCTCAAAGAGATGCGTGAGAAGGCTAAGTTCGTGAAAATCACGAGCGCGGGCTTGCGCGAAAGCCACGTGCACGACGTCTCGATCACACGTGAGGCGCCGAACTACCCGCTCGGCTCGTGA
- a CDS encoding mobile mystery protein B: MSDDPQNEPLFDGDDEANTPLAPEERDGLIPSYITLRRELNEAEQVNIDKGDRWAFNPRARHDVLTEDFIRALHKRMYGDVWRWAGDFRATARNIGVEAWKIGPDFRVLLDDTKFWIERQTYPPDEIAIRFHHRLVAIHPFPNGNGRCSRLAADLLIQKLGQPRFTWGSANLVAIAETRRAYVAALQAADRGDIGPLLAFARS; this comes from the coding sequence ATGAGCGATGATCCCCAAAACGAACCATTGTTCGATGGCGATGACGAAGCCAATACGCCTTTGGCGCCAGAGGAGCGTGATGGGCTCATTCCGAGCTACATCACGCTCCGGCGCGAATTGAACGAAGCCGAGCAGGTCAATATCGACAAAGGCGACCGCTGGGCTTTCAACCCGCGCGCCCGACACGACGTGCTCACCGAGGATTTCATCCGCGCGCTGCATAAGCGCATGTATGGCGATGTCTGGCGCTGGGCCGGAGACTTCCGGGCCACGGCGCGTAATATCGGCGTCGAAGCTTGGAAGATCGGACCCGATTTCCGTGTGCTGCTCGACGACACAAAATTCTGGATCGAGCGCCAGACTTATCCGCCCGATGAAATTGCAATCCGCTTCCATCATCGGCTTGTGGCGATCCACCCGTTTCCCAATGGCAACGGCCGCTGCTCACGCCTCGCCGCCGACCTCCTCATCCAGAAGCTCGGCCAGCCCCGCTTCACCTGGGGCAGCGCCAATCTCGTCGCCATCGCCGAAACCCGCCGCGCCTATGTCGCGGCGCTCCAGGCAGCGGATCGCGGTGATATCGGGCCGTTGTTGGCGTTCGCGAGGAGCTAA